The nucleotide window CATACCTCCTGGGCGGGTTCCATGAGGCTCGGACCGTGGCACGCGACGAACACGGCCGCATGCCCGATGCGTTGACCTTGCCCGTGGAGCTCGGCGTTGCGGACCGTCCCATTGTGGAGTATTGGCGCCTGGTGGTGGCCTCGGCGCTCCTGGAGAATGGGGTGGACGTGGTGCGCCGCTCGTTCGGCGAGCACACGTGGGCCGTATGCCCGACCCACGACGTGGACTACACCCGGAAATGGCGGCCCGGCATCTTCTGGCGGGAAATCGTGCAGCGGGGCGTGATGGGGCAGGCCAATGAGCCCGTTGGAAAACGCGCAGGTCGCGTGGTGAATGCCGTAAAAGGCCTTTTCGAGGCCGGCGATCCCTATCGCGATGCCCTCATCCGGATGCGAGAGGAAACAGAGGCGCGTGGGGGCAAGGGCACGTATTTCTTCAAGGCGGCCGCACGGGGCTCCCGGGATGTGCAGTACGATCTGGACGATCCGTTCGTGGCCGAGCAGCTCCACGCTCTGCGCGTTGCCGGATTCGAGGTCGGGCTGCATCCGTCGTACCACGCCTGGAATCACGCCGCGCACCTGGACGCCGAGCGGCTGACGTTGGAGGCGACCACGGGCCGCCGTCTGGCGTCCGTCCGCATGCACTATTTACGCTGGCGGCACGCGACGACCGCGCGTCTGGCTGCGCGGGCCGAATTCGTGTTCGATTCCACCCTCGGCCTGTCTTCGCAGGGCGGCTTCCGGGCCGGGACGTGCCTCCCGTTTCCGCTGTTCGATCCCGTGTCCCGTGAGGAGCTGCCGCTCTGGGAAGTCCCTTTGACCTGCATGGAATCGGCGCTGTTCAACCGTCAAGGGCACTCCACGGAAGGAGCCATCGATGCGACACGGCCCCTCTTGCGCGCAGCGGAGCGGTTCGGCGGGGTGTTCGTGGGCCTCTGGCACAACACGCTCTGGGACGAGGCGGATTGCCCGGGCTGGGGCGACCATTTCCTCTGGACGCTGGACGATGCGCGGGCGCACAAGGCCATGCTCTCCTCCGTGTCGGGCG belongs to Rhodothermales bacterium and includes:
- a CDS encoding polysaccharide deacetylase family protein; the encoded protein is MSPSAFSPVARGPELACRVDVPDAFRPVAEYGLRMCLLPFRLQVKMVDACSEEVGLYYGTDPDAAPDGWVRVVPVDATQALFAGGDRFGGCAGVRRVVIDGDSVPVLFDAGSDGDLSFDPIAAIAYLLGGFHEARTVARDEHGRMPDALTLPVELGVADRPIVEYWRLVVASALLENGVDVVRRSFGEHTWAVCPTHDVDYTRKWRPGIFWREIVQRGVMGQANEPVGKRAGRVVNAVKGLFEAGDPYRDALIRMREETEARGGKGTYFFKAAARGSRDVQYDLDDPFVAEQLHALRVAGFEVGLHPSYHAWNHAAHLDAERLTLEATTGRRLASVRMHYLRWRHATTARLAARAEFVFDSTLGLSSQGGFRAGTCLPFPLFDPVSREELPLWEVPLTCMESALFNRQGHSTEGAIDATRPLLRAAERFGGVFVGLWHNTLWDEADCPGWGDHFLWTLDDARAHKAMLSSVSGVMSAWE